In Kryptolebias marmoratus isolate JLee-2015 linkage group LG22, ASM164957v2, whole genome shotgun sequence, a single window of DNA contains:
- the LOC108246243 gene encoding ubiquitin carboxyl-terminal hydrolase 37, translating to MTCYINSTLQSLLTLSCFVQEVHNQLLLWSSNPKLQIYREFVEVGVCRSSNMKKRKKMSLSSFKRAVAMVNSNFQGDKQNDAHEFLLCVLDMLKSPESGWNYTCPVRDHIALELLSTRTCRGCGEQSLMLEEFLSLSLDLVPEGSVSRCLQEYLKESKLEYMCECGAKKSFLKRSFFTLPNVLILHLKRFRLTKTLRVKKVESPIKLTEELVLNEEFMTTEDTTARYSLVSIISHVGSTADSGHYISDGVYRNKDMGDVTDCWLTYDDEDVSPTTGASVCQKRATTAFLLFYEKQH from the exons ATGACTTGCTACATCAACTCCACCCTGCAGAGCCTCCTCACCCTGAGCTGCTTTGTTCAGGAGGTCCacaaccagctgctgctgtggagtTCTAACCCAAAATTACAGATATACAG agAGTTTGTGGAGGTTGGAGTCTGCCGCTCCTCCAAcatgaagaaaaggaaaaaaatgtctctgtcCTCTTTTAAAAGGGCCGTGGCCATGGTTAACTCAAATTTTCAAGGCGACAAGCAGAAC GATGCCCATGAGTTCCTCCTCTGTGTGCTGGATATGTTGAAGTCTCCAGAGTCGGGCTGGAATTACACCTGCCCCGTTAGAGATCACATCGCCCTGGAGCTGCTGAGCACCAGGACCTGCAGGGG ATGTGGTGAACAGTCGTTGATGCTGGAGGAGTTTCTTAGCCTCTCCCTGGACCTGGTGCCTGAGGGCTCAGTGAGCCGGTGCCTGCAGGAGTACCTGAAA GAGAGCAAGTTAGAATACATGTGTGAGTGCGGAGCGAAGAAGTCTTTCCTGAAGAGATCCTTCTTCACTCTACCAAA TGTTCTGATCCTTCACCTGAAGCGGTTCAGACTCACTAAAACCCTCAGGGTGAAGAAGGTGGAGAGTCCCATCAAACTGACAGAGGAGCTGGTGCTCAACGAGGAGTTCATGACCACTGAAGAT ACAACGGCCCGCTATTCCCTAGTGAGCATCATCAGCCATGTGGGCTCCACAGCTGACAGCG gccATTACATCTCCGACGGTGTTTACCGGAACAAAGACATGGGGGATGTGACGGACTGCTGGCTCACATATGACGATGAGGACGTCAGTCCGACAACCGGAGCGTCTGTCTGTCAGAAGCGCGCAACAACAGCGTTCCTTCTTTTCTATGAAAAACAG cactaa